One segment of Purpureocillium takamizusanense chromosome 7, complete sequence DNA contains the following:
- a CDS encoding uncharacterized protein (COG:S~EggNog:ENOG503Q3T8~TransMembrane:5 (o155-175i196-216o252-269i276-295o301-320i)): MADDGPQLLRPIPRRPFNLNLTSATPPDDDDQDSPQPGFALRDQDFSAPRFLNAGMTPVESGTSISRPQSFMNLTSSTLMGIYSQARGTSNRLIDREDIDTPWGTGAQTPIKRPSIDDATFELMRDRSHLPRRRSSYRPADASSASNAGSVAARAFRASLLFMLGVGYGMIVTRLHNEQQYLADLAEGIIKPGANGRYLAFWGVSGVVLGSLLPWFDRVWVDMFGDEVVDETVVIADADGSVDKELGPGTDWALVMRAIGAFVGIIFAIRKLPWASSLQVSATLALVNPLLWWLIDRSKPGFVLSAGVGLIGSVLLLGLNPEMMPAPSSRLSPLGQASQNASVDADVTGASTAQNALLGGLAEQETIETGVWMLSVLFCSCLCFGNIGRRLAWSRGAGGRGRWGGVR; the protein is encoded by the exons ggtcCCCAGCTTCTGCGGCCGATCCCGCGACGTCCCTTCAACCTCAATTTgacgagcgcgacgcccccagacgacgatgatcAAGACTCGCCACAGCCCGGCTTCGCGCTGCGCGACCAAGACTTCTCCGCCCCTCGATTCCTCAACGCGGGCATGACCCCCGTCGAATCGGGCACCTCCATCAGCCGACCCCAGTCATTTATGAATctgacctcgtcgacgcttATGGGCATCTATTCCCAAGCCAGGGGCACCTCTAACCGACTCATCGACCGCGAAGACATCGACACGCCTTGGGGAACCGGCGCCCAGACGCCCATCAAGCGGCCGTCCATCGACGACGCTACGTTTGAGCTGATGCGCGACCGTTCGCAcctcccgcgccgacgaTCCTCGTACCGTCCGGCCGATGCCTCGAGTGCATCCAACGCCGgaagcgtcgccgcccgagcctTCCGCGCAAGCCTACTTTTTATGCTGGGCGTGGGCTACGGCATGATCGTGACGCGCCTCCACAACGAGCAACAGTACCTCGCGGACCTGGCTGAGGGCATCATCAAACCCGGCGCCAACGGAAGGTACCTCGCCTTCTGGGGCGTATCCGGTGTTGTCTTGGGatcgctgctgccgtggtTCGATCGGGTGTGGGTTGACATGTTTGGCGATGAGGTGGTCGACGAGACCGTTGTCATAGCCGATGCTGATGGCTCCGTGGACAAGGAGCTCGGCCCGGGTACCGACTGGGCGCTGGTGATGCGAGCCATTGGTGCCTTTGTCGGGATCATCTTTGCCATC CGCAAACTGCCTTGGGCATCTTCATTGCAAGTGTCGGCCACGCTCGCCTTGGTTAACCCCCTTCTGTGGTGGCTCATTGACCGAAGCAAGCCAGGCTTCGTCCTGTCTGCAGGTGTTGGATTGATCGGATCCGTTCTCCTGCTTGGTCTCAACCCAGAGATGATGCCTGCTCCATCGAGCCGACTTTCGCCCTTGGGCCAGGCTTCTCAGAATGCGTCTGTCGATGCGGACGTCACGGGGGCCAGCACGGCTCAAAATGCGCTTCTTGGGGGCCTCGCGGAACAGGAAACGATCGAGACTGGCGTTTGGATGCTGAGCGTGCTGTTTTGCAGCTGCTTGTGTTTTGGCAACATTGGCAGGCGCTTGGCGTggagccgcggcgccggcggcaggggTCGGTGGGGAGGCGTTCGGTGA